A genomic segment from Ptychodera flava strain L36383 chromosome 19, AS_Pfla_20210202, whole genome shotgun sequence encodes:
- the LOC139118695 gene encoding uncharacterized protein, protein MFVDRRSHLNVKMDTSLSTAFFLVVAVCACGCLAENADLTISQLLFTSPSPDQDAPIYAVDNAVSVVLVTFFVDNNGPDNLAAAVTGNNYDVRMYLSDGDNMTDPREVTTFGFSDFSGNRAKSLNANADDFYLAQNFDLTYPSSLCPTHSHVCVQVEKEPGAVYTDPDNSNNFQCQPFIRGSAGVTAGFTDCPSDPVPYNLTLLDTDTFIYNEEASLTMSVSLENQGGAAVPGSTANEDNIAFTRFFIASTPSESAEILTDFTDSLSYTYSDVSEGLEPWGEATYYGFEASITLPEENCHQYCFICLVFSPGVNATYDDTSSNNLVCGGFGDPSHGGIAVTVCPLITRVQPTPSSGLLQSGGSGVTLDVASFAAVITLCLLGGAVIALFLVFGIVKLINNRQKRKVSAKKIDVQPKEAYAPHV, encoded by the exons ATGTTTGTTGATCGGAGATCTCACCTCAATGTTAAG ATGGACACCTCACTCTCTACTGCCTTCTTCTTGGTCGTCGCAGTCTGTGCCTGTGGATGTTTGGCCGAAAACGCTG ATCTGACAATTTCACAGCTCTTATTTACTTCCCCGAGTCCGGACCAAGATGCACCAATCTACGCTGTGGACAATGCGGTTAGTGTCGTCCTGGTGACCTTCTTCGTGGATAACAATGGGCCCGATAACTTGGCGGCAGCCGTGACGGGAAACAACTATGACGTCAGGATGTACCTCAGCGACGGCGACAACATGACTGATCCGCGGGAAGTGACGACCTTCGGCTTCTCCGATTTTTCTGGCAACCGTGCCAAATCGTTGAATGCCAACGCCGACGACTTCTACCTCGCCCAGAACTTTGACCTGACGTACCCTAGCAGCCTGTGCCCCACTCACAGCCACGTGTGTGTACAGGTTGAGAAAGAACCCGGAGCCGTCTACACAGATCCGGACAACTCCAACAACTTCCAGTGTCAACCGTTCATCAGGGGCTCTGCTGGTGTAACCGCTGGCTTCACTGATTGTCCATCCG ATCCTGTACCGTACAACTTGACCTTGTTAGACACGGACACGTTCATCTACAACGAGGAGGCCAGCCTGACGATGTCAGTCAGTCTCGAGAACCAGGGTGGTGCCGCGGTGCCCGGATCCACCGCGAACGAGGACAACATTGCCTTCACCAGGTTCTTCATTGCGAGCACGCCGAGCGAGAGCGCCGAAATACTGACCGATTTCACCGATTCGTTGAGCTACACATACAGTGACGTCAGTGAGGGTCTTGAGCCATGGGGAGAGGCCACATACTATGGATTTGAAGCGTCGATAACGCTTCCAGAAGAAAACTGTCATCAGTattgttttatatgtctagTTTTCTCTCCAG GTGTCAACGCAACCTACGATGACACATCGTCGAATAACTTGGTCTGTGGTGGGTTCGGAGACCCTTCCCACGGTGGCATAGCTGTGACGGTGTGTCCCCTGATAACGCGCGTGCAGCCCACACCCTCCTCAGGCTTATTGCAATCGGGGGGCAGCGGCGTCACCTTGGACGTTGCGAGCTTCGCCGCTGTCATCACGCTTTGTCTACTTGGGGGCGCTGTCATAGCTCTGTTCCTTGTGTTCGGCATCGTCAAGCTCATCAACAACAGACAGAAACGGAAGGTCTCCGCTAAAAAGATAGACGTCCAGCCCAAGGAGGCCTACGCGCCGCACGTATAA